From the Dehalococcoidia bacterium genome, one window contains:
- a CDS encoding recombinase family protein, which produces MEKTFAIIRVSSQDQLKGYGPDSQWSDDVVPNAKLLGLEVREEWRRVIQEPATSWDREKFATAVQDVLDLYRRGVIGALIFPRVDRETRFLFGSFPLLCEVIHVGMKVYFARERLRLDPDDSESVSRYLQKAQEARAYVETMRTNTVNAKRRRAEKDHMMPTAHSKWAHDYHPFRKDWGQIRGADSGRFTVNTEKAAWVKKWAQWILEEGLSTNKCRRRMNEQYGIKIHRTTIVDVLSDPAMVGKFYAYRTKDVKGPKGRRKVMRDEKDWVLVYEDPQQAILSPEQFYALKEKFQLNRQNSPRHTKHWYPPLRSLIFHSCGRRMTGTYSGGRPVYRCVPCGAQLKAGPLWDEIRAGVTAMLLDSNRLVPAIKSQMNSGQSVSRLEQEIKDVNQRLNTLEDAEAKALRLHLYLVNYPVQKLEAEQKRIEEMKKEAALKKAKIEQQLADLRRAMVDEEGLRRFCEVAARNLDELDDARWRVLLETMRLQVHVNGDAVTVRVAVPLMNDPESVIVSCTCPCS; this is translated from the coding sequence ATGGAGAAAACGTTCGCCATCATCAGAGTCAGTAGCCAAGATCAGCTCAAAGGCTATGGTCCGGATTCGCAGTGGAGCGACGATGTGGTGCCAAATGCGAAACTCCTCGGGTTGGAAGTGCGTGAAGAGTGGCGCCGGGTCATTCAGGAACCCGCAACGAGTTGGGACAGAGAGAAGTTTGCGACTGCTGTCCAAGATGTCCTGGATCTCTATCGAAGAGGTGTTATCGGAGCCCTGATCTTTCCCAGGGTGGACAGGGAGACTCGCTTCCTTTTTGGTTCCTTCCCTCTCCTATGCGAGGTGATCCACGTAGGCATGAAAGTTTACTTTGCTCGTGAGCGGCTTCGCCTAGATCCCGACGATAGCGAGAGCGTTTCGCGTTACTTGCAAAAAGCACAGGAGGCCCGGGCCTACGTGGAAACGATGAGAACAAACACGGTCAACGCGAAGCGGCGACGGGCGGAAAAAGACCACATGATGCCAACGGCACACTCAAAGTGGGCGCACGACTACCACCCCTTTCGAAAGGACTGGGGACAGATACGTGGTGCCGATAGTGGGCGTTTCACGGTGAACACCGAGAAGGCGGCTTGGGTGAAGAAATGGGCCCAATGGATTTTGGAAGAAGGACTGTCAACGAACAAGTGCCGCCGCAGAATGAATGAGCAGTACGGCATCAAGATTCATCGGACTACCATCGTCGATGTCCTCAGCGATCCAGCGATGGTTGGAAAGTTCTACGCCTACCGTACCAAGGACGTCAAGGGACCGAAAGGCCGTCGCAAGGTCATGAGGGATGAGAAAGACTGGGTTCTCGTTTACGAAGATCCTCAGCAGGCCATTCTCAGCCCTGAGCAGTTCTATGCTCTGAAGGAGAAGTTTCAACTAAATCGACAAAACAGCCCCCGGCACACGAAACACTGGTATCCACCCCTTCGCAGCCTCATCTTTCACTCCTGCGGACGAAGGATGACAGGTACATATAGCGGTGGACGCCCCGTATACCGGTGTGTTCCGTGCGGAGCACAACTGAAAGCTGGACCGCTATGGGACGAAATTCGGGCTGGTGTGACAGCAATGCTGCTGGATTCGAATCGGCTGGTCCCAGCGATCAAGAGCCAGATGAACAGCGGGCAATCTGTATCCCGTCTGGAGCAGGAGATCAAGGATGTCAACCAGCGACTCAATACCTTGGAGGATGCCGAGGCGAAAGCCTTAAGGCTCCACCTCTATCTGGTAAATTACCCCGTCCAGAAACTGGAAGCTGAGCAGAAACGTATAGAAGAGATGAAGAAAGAGGCCGCTCTGAAAAAAGCCAAAATCGAACAACAGTTGGCCGATTTGAGGCGAGCTATGGTGGATGAAGAGGGCCTACGCCGCTTCTGCGAGGTTGCCGCCCGTAATCTGGATGAACTGGACGATGCGCGCTGGCGGGTGCTCCTGGAAACAATGCGCCTTCAGGTTCACGTGAATGGAGATGCCGTTACGGTAAGAGTTGCAGTTCCCTTAATGAATGACCCGGAGAGTGTAATTGTGTCGTGCACATGCCCGTGCTCCTGA